One bacterium DNA window includes the following coding sequences:
- a CDS encoding helix-turn-helix transcriptional regulator: MKTDKVKIERGSGNVFADLERPDAEARLLKAELVTRIDVIIRQRRLTQAQAAKVLGLSQPDVSRLLRGNFREYSVERLLRLLTALGRDVDIVIRKPRSRRRGRLSVDAA, translated from the coding sequence ATGAAAACCGATAAAGTGAAAATCGAGCGAGGCAGCGGCAACGTGTTCGCCGACCTGGAACGTCCTGATGCCGAGGCCCGGCTTCTGAAGGCGGAACTGGTCACCCGCATCGATGTAATCATCCGCCAGCGCCGCCTGACACAGGCGCAAGCGGCGAAGGTGCTCGGGCTCTCCCAGCCGGACGTGTCCCGTCTTTTGCGTGGGAACTTCCGGGAATACTCCGTCGAACGGCTGCTGCGCCTGCTGACAGCCCTTGGTCGGGACGTGGACATCGTTATCCGGAAGCCGCGCTCCCGCCGCCGGGGAAGACTGAGCGTTGATGCCGCGTGA
- a CDS encoding type II toxin-antitoxin system RelE/ParE family toxin, whose amino-acid sequence MDRRDLKPVEWVGSSKEDLRGFPAEVQDHVGFALYQAQVGLKHRDAKPLKGLGSGVLEVVSRHDGGTYRAVYTVRFNAAVYVLHAFQKKAKRGISTPKQEMETVRRRLRAAEQHYDDIYGRRGEQ is encoded by the coding sequence ATGGACCGAAGGGACTTGAAGCCCGTTGAATGGGTCGGATCGAGCAAGGAGGACTTGAGGGGATTTCCGGCCGAGGTACAGGACCACGTCGGGTTTGCCCTGTATCAGGCCCAGGTCGGTCTCAAGCACCGCGATGCCAAGCCCCTCAAGGGCCTGGGCTCTGGTGTCCTGGAGGTGGTGTCGCGCCATGACGGTGGTACCTACCGGGCAGTTTACACCGTGCGGTTCAATGCTGCCGTCTATGTTCTGCATGCCTTTCAAAAGAAGGCCAAGAGAGGCATTTCGACGCCGAAGCAGGAGATGGAAACGGTCAGGCGCAGGCTGAGGGCGGCAGAGCAGCATTACGACGACATCTATGGCAGAAGGGGAGAACAATGA
- a CDS encoding glycosyltransferase, whose translation MRIAILSPSYPPNLAPCGVGDFTRMLVSELVAAGADVLIFTSADYSGPKVSGKIRVFPVSRYWGPAAMRQVARLAREEKAHALLVQYAPDLYPPKARWIPFLPLWMKVLSPGIPTVYSMHTVGVSRFFSKAGAAVLLQSADGILSTNEEVTYLVGKSMPWLRRKMEEVPIGANIEPRELGEPGEKMRARRAELRARLCAERGLEPSGALLAHFGFYYPGKGVEQILDAAGKWKQAGRPFRLFMLGGRRAQDGGFYLALQARARANGLADEVIWTGFLFDEKISEILLAADLFLAPYEGGISSRRGSLMAALAHGAPVVSTPPKVPTEYFRAGENFAEVPFGDADALAERVGALMDNAAARERLRAGAEALYASFRWPAIAARTLDFLRKILREHTPAADLSPLNPDRRG comes from the coding sequence GTGCGCATCGCCATCCTGAGTCCCAGCTATCCGCCGAATCTCGCTCCCTGCGGGGTGGGCGATTTCACCCGGATGCTGGTCTCTGAACTCGTGGCGGCGGGCGCCGATGTCTTGATCTTCACGAGTGCGGACTATTCGGGGCCAAAGGTTTCAGGGAAAATCCGCGTCTTTCCGGTGTCGCGGTACTGGGGGCCCGCCGCGATGCGGCAGGTGGCGCGCCTGGCCCGCGAAGAAAAAGCCCACGCCCTTTTGGTGCAGTACGCGCCCGACCTCTATCCTCCGAAAGCGCGCTGGATTCCCTTTCTTCCCCTCTGGATGAAGGTCCTCTCTCCGGGGATTCCCACGGTCTACTCCATGCACACGGTGGGAGTCTCGCGTTTCTTCTCGAAGGCGGGGGCGGCGGTACTCCTCCAAAGTGCGGACGGCATTCTCAGCACGAACGAGGAGGTCACCTATCTGGTCGGAAAGTCCATGCCCTGGCTCCGGCGGAAGATGGAAGAAGTTCCCATCGGCGCCAATATCGAACCGAGGGAACTGGGCGAGCCGGGGGAGAAAATGCGGGCCCGCCGCGCGGAGCTGCGCGCTAGGCTGTGCGCGGAGAGGGGGCTGGAGCCCTCCGGCGCCCTGCTCGCCCACTTCGGCTTCTACTACCCGGGCAAGGGGGTCGAGCAGATTCTCGATGCGGCGGGAAAGTGGAAGCAGGCGGGGCGGCCCTTCCGGCTCTTCATGCTCGGCGGAAGGCGTGCGCAGGATGGCGGCTTCTACCTCGCACTGCAGGCGCGCGCCCGGGCAAACGGTTTGGCCGATGAAGTGATCTGGACGGGGTTTCTCTTCGACGAAAAAATCAGCGAGATACTGCTCGCGGCCGATCTGTTCCTTGCGCCCTACGAGGGCGGCATCTCGAGCCGGCGCGGAAGCCTGATGGCGGCGCTGGCCCACGGCGCGCCCGTGGTGAGCACCCCGCCCAAGGTGCCGACGGAGTATTTCCGCGCGGGGGAGAATTTCGCCGAAGTGCCATTCGGGGACGCCGATGCGCTGGCGGAGCGGGTGGGGGCATTGATGGATAATGCGGCGGCGCGGGAGCGGCTGCGCGCGGGGGCAGAGGCGCTCTACGCTTCGTTCCGCTGGCCCGCCATCGCGGCGAGGACGCTCGATTTTCTCCGGAAGATTCTACGGGAGCACACGCCTGCCGCGGATCTCTCTCCGCTCAATCCGGATCGGCGAGGGTGA